The Arenibacter algicola region CAAAAATATAAACCTAATAATAGATGACAAGGTTGCGGTGCTAAAGTTTAATAGACCAGAGCAGCTAAATGCCATGAACCGGCAAATGATGGATGAAATTATTGATGGTATTGTAACTATCAATAACAACGATGATGTTAAAGTAGCCGTAATCACTGGGTCAGGACGTGCTTTTATGGCTGGTGCGGACATTAAGGAGTATGGAAGTCAAACCGAAGAGCAGTTTAGATCGTTTCAGGAAAGGGGCATAACCTTGTATGAGGCCATTGAAAATGCTTCCAAGCCGTGGATAGCGGCAGTGAACGGATTTGCATTGGGAGGCGGTTTTGAAATTGCGCTCTCCTGTGATTTGATTTTGGCAAGTGACAGTGCCAAGATGGGACTGCCAGAAGTATTTCTAAGTTTGATTCCCGGGGGAGGTGGAACCCAGCGCCTAATTCAAAAGATAGGTGTAAACCGGGTAAGGGAAATGTTGTATTTGGGAAGGCAATATTCATCCGAACAACTTCACACATGGGGAATCGTAAACCAGATTGTGCAGGACGGGGAATTTGATGAAACCATATTGCTATATGCGGAGAAACTAAGCCGTAGATCACCTAGTGCCATCAAACAACTGAAAAAATTGGTTCAATTAAGTCTTACATCCTTGTCTTTTGATAAAAAAATACAGGAGGAAGCCAAGACCGTAACCGAACTTTTTTACAGCCCTGAGGCAAAAAAAGCTATAAAAGACTTTATTGAAAAAACATGAAAGCTGCACTTTTGATTTTATTTATAGGAAGTTATACGGAATATCCGATACCTGGTTTTGGAGGTATAGGCCATGGAATATATACAGTTCAATTGAATACCGAAACCGGTGAGTTGACAACTTTACATACCATGATGGCACGTAACCCCAGTTATTTGGTGGTTAGCGATGACCATCAGTTTTTGTACTGCGTTAACGAATTAGACGAAAGCGAAAACCCTAAAGTAGGGGCTTATAAAATCAATGCTGATTATTCGTTGCAATTTTTGAACGAACAACCCATAGCCGGGGGGTATCCATGCCATATCAAAACCTTTGGCAATAATGTATTGGTGGCCTGTTATGCTACAGGGAATATTCATCAGTTTCCATTTGAAGCCTCGGGGAAATTAGGCCCCGCGGTACAACAATATAGCCATGTCGGAAGTAGCGTTAATAGTGACCGTCAAGAAGCGCCTCATGCACACCAGATTGCCGTACATCCCAATGGCAGGGATGTTTATGTATGTGACCTAGGAATAGATATTATCAAAGCCTACCATTTTAAAGGAAAGAACTTGGTGCCTAATGATATAAAGGATTGTAAAATATCAAAAGGAAGTGGTCCACGTCATATGGTTTTTGATGCCGCCGGAAATTTGGGATATGTAAACAATGAGTTGACAGGTACCGTTTCCGTTTTGAAACGTAAAGAAGGTTCTTTTGATGAAGAAGAAATCTATTCGGCCTTGCCCAGTGATTATATAGGCCTGCCAAGTGGATCGGCCATACGTATCCGCCCTAATGGTCAATTCCTATACGTTGCCAATAGAAAATTGGAGGCAATAAGCATTTTCAGAATAGATAAGGACAAACTTGAACCAATAGAATATCAGTATACCAAAGGTGAGGAACTTCGGGAATTTAACATTACACCGGATGGCAATTGGTTAATTGCTTGCCATCAGAACTCCCATGACACATTGGTGTACCAAATAAAAGAGGACGGAAGATTACAGGAACGTTATCGCACTAAGGAAATATTGTCCCCGGTCTGCGTAGTTTTTAATTAATAAGTTTAACTAAACCGATTTAGTACAATATATATAATAATAAATAAGCATAATGAGCAATAACAATAATGAAAATGTAGGTCCATTGAAAGGATTGGTCGTGGCCGATTTTACACAATTGGCTCAGGGACCTTGGGCAACGCAGATGTTGGGAGATATGGGGGCGGATATCATTAAGATAGAACCGGAAAAAGGAGATTGGATGCGGCACTATGCATATGGGAACCTTTATCCCAACGGTGAAAGCATTTCCTTTGTTAGTTTCAATAGAAATAAACGCAGCATCGCATTAAACCTAAAAGACCCAGAAGGGGTAAGAATAGCCAAGTCCATTATTGCTAAGGCAGATATTCTTGTTGAGAACTTTCGGCCAGGAGTTATGGACAGGTTGGGTCTTGGGTATGAGGAAATAAAAAAAACAAACCCCAAATTGGTGTATTGTTCAAGTTCTGGCTATGGATCTTCGGGGCCATATTTACATAGGGCAGGCCAAGATTTATTGGCACAATCCATAGGCGGCGGTTCGGCTCTAAATGGAAAAAAGGGAGATATGCCAGTGGTTACGGCTGTTGGACAAGCCGATTTATTAACCAGTTTATTTATAAATCAGGCAATAATGGCTGCCCTTTACTCCAGGTCAAAAACGGGAAAAGGCCAAAAGATCGAGGCGAACTTGCTGAACTCTGTGGTAGGCTTCCATATACAGGAAATTACTGCATACCTGCACAAAGGGGCAAACCCGGAACGCAGTGAAAGTGGTATCCCCAATCCCTGGTTAGGAGCACCATATGGGCTCTACAATACCAGTGATGGATATATCGCCATCGGTATGAACTCCGTACAAAAATTGGCTCAGGTCATTGCCTTGGAAAAATATGATTCAGAAGTTTATGCTTCCAATAATATAATAGAAAGTAGGGATGAAATTCGATTTGACTTCGATGCTGTTTTTCAATCTAAAGCGACCGAGGAATGGTTGGCCCTGCTGCTGGAACATGATATTTGGTGCTCCCAAGTCAATAGCTTCGATGAAATGGTCAATGACCCTCAGATAAAACATAATGAAATGATCATAGAAATTGAGCACCCAACAATTGGCAAGGTTAAGACTACCGGTTTCCCCGTATGGTTCAGTGACACCCCACAAAAAATATACAAGTCGGCACCCTTGCTAAATGAACATGCCGATGAAATACTCAGGGAATTCTGCGATTTTAACGAATAAGGAGTAAATACATAAACAACTAAAGTGACATAGCTATGAAATTAGGATTTGGTCTGTACAGACATATGTTGAACACCGAGCACTATAATTTTGCCAAACAATGTGGCGCCACACATCTAGTAATTCATTTGGTGGACTACTTTGGCCATAACAAGGACAATGCAGACCAGCCTATTGGGGGGAAGGAAGGTTGGGGACATGCAGGGGACCCAAATAAAATTTGGTCCTTGGAGGAGCTTTTGACCATAAAGAAGGAAATAAATGATCATGGATTGGAACTTGAGGCCATTGAGAATTTTGATCCGGCGCATTGGCATGATATTTTGTTGGATGGCCCGAAGAAAGAAACTCAAATAGGAAATCTAAAAGAACTAATTCGCAATGTCGGTAAAGCAGGTATCCCAGTATTCGGGTATAATTTTTCTTTAGCGGGGGTATCTTCAAGAGAAATTGGTCCCTATGCTAGAGGTGGGGCTTTATCTGTGGGAATGTCAAAAGGAGATGAAACGCCAATTCCAAATGGAATGGTGTGGAATATGGTTTATGATGAAAATGCTCCTGAAGGTGTTTTGCCTAAAATAGATCACGACGAACTATGGCAACGGTTACAATATTTTTTAAATGAATTGATTCCTGTTGCTGAAGAAGCCGGAGTGAAATTGGCCGCGCATCCGGATGATCCACCAATGCCATACATTAGAAATACACCAAGATTGGTATATCAACCGGATATGTATCAAAAATTGATAGATATGAAACCGAGTCTTTCAAATAATTTAGAATTCTGTTTGGGTTCTATTGCCGAAATGACCGAAGGAGATGTATATAAGGCCGCCGATACCTATAGTGAGCAGGGAAAAATCAGCTATATCCATTTTAGAAATGTGGTTGGTAAAGTTCCAACATATAAAGAAGTCTTTGTAGACGAAGGGGATATAGATATGTTCAAAATCCTTAGAATTCTTAAGAAGAACAATTTTGATGGGGTATTGATTCCCGACCATACCCCCCAGATGAGTTGTGACGGTTCATGGTATGCCGGAATGGCTTATGCTATGGGATATATGAAAGCAGGATTAAAAGCAATAAATGAATAAGTAAACCATGGCCAATATGGGTCAATGGATAATGATAGTTAGTTCAGTTAGTTTTTTTGAGTTGAAGGGTGCATCATGACATAAGGGTGCACTCTTTTCAAGAAAAAAATACATAACAAACTATTAGATATGACACTTTAAATAGAATAATAACTAAAAGAAGAAAACAACTATGAAAAGAATACTTGTAATTATCGCAATAATTTTTAATGTCGGTTCTAACATTATAAATGCACAAGAAACTTTGAATTGTGATTTGGAAACCTATGAACTACTAAAATCACTGTCTGATTCTAAATTGGCGAATGGAAAAGTGCTCCTATTTACCAATACTCATCAAGACCTGGCATGGATAGATGAACCTGAAAAATGCAAAATATTCAGGGATACTTTGTGGATAACCCCATTTTTGGATAGGTTACGATCGGAACCAGAATTTAAAATGGATATAGAGCAAGTATCCATAGTGCGGGATTATTTTGAAAGACAACCTGATAAAAAGGAGGAGTTCACTAAATTTTTGAACGAGGGTAGGATAGCCATAGGCGGTGCGTATAATTCTCCGTATGAAGAAATGTATTCTGGAGAATCACTCGCCCGACAATTTTATTTAGGTAAAAAATGGATGGAAGAAAACTTAAACGGCTACCAACCAACCACATATTTCAATGTTGATGTTCCTGGTAGGACCGCACAAATGCCGCAGCTTGTGAAAAAAGCAGGAATAGATAATTTTTTAATAAGCCGTCACTTAAAAGGCTATTATAATTGGCAGGCACTTGACGGATCAAAGGTTAGGGTTTATAGTCCTGGGCACCATTATATGGATTTTTATAACCTTTTAGGAATGGAAGACGCAGATGCTATAAAAAAAATGGCGAAAGATGCTGTGGCTTGGTATGAGATTTACAATGACAATGTAGTTGATAAAGCAATAATGCCGGTTATGTTGAACTATGAATTCATATGGGATCAGGAGCCGGTTCAAAATTGTGGCCCTTTTATGAAAAAATGGAATAGTATTCGGTATATAAAGACTGAGGGTAAAAAACGTATTGCCATCAACTTACCTAGTATAGTGTATGGTACGGCCGATGAGTTCTTCAAAAAAGGAGTTGAGACTACCCAAGTTAAACAGACTATTAGGGGAGAGCGACCCAATGCTTGGATTTATATACACGGGGCATCGCATCAAAAAACACTTAGTGCTAGTCGTGAAGGAGATATTCTTCTCACCCAGGCAGAAAAATTTGCAACCGCAAATGCTTTAATTGATGGCTCTTTCAAAAGATATCCAGAAAATGATTTACAATCGGCATGGTTGGCAAAGATTTATCCAGACCATGGTTTTGGTGGTAAGGGAGGAGACATAACGGATAATTTGTTTTTGCAAAAATATCTTTTATCACAATTAGAAGCCAGGAAAGTCTTGGACAATAGTTTAAAAGAAATAGCGGGCAAGAT contains the following coding sequences:
- a CDS encoding enoyl-CoA hydratase/isomerase family protein, producing the protein MDSKYKNINLIIDDKVAVLKFNRPEQLNAMNRQMMDEIIDGIVTINNNDDVKVAVITGSGRAFMAGADIKEYGSQTEEQFRSFQERGITLYEAIENASKPWIAAVNGFALGGGFEIALSCDLILASDSAKMGLPEVFLSLIPGGGGTQRLIQKIGVNRVREMLYLGRQYSSEQLHTWGIVNQIVQDGEFDETILLYAEKLSRRSPSAIKQLKKLVQLSLTSLSFDKKIQEEAKTVTELFYSPEAKKAIKDFIEKT
- a CDS encoding lactonase family protein, producing the protein MKAALLILFIGSYTEYPIPGFGGIGHGIYTVQLNTETGELTTLHTMMARNPSYLVVSDDHQFLYCVNELDESENPKVGAYKINADYSLQFLNEQPIAGGYPCHIKTFGNNVLVACYATGNIHQFPFEASGKLGPAVQQYSHVGSSVNSDRQEAPHAHQIAVHPNGRDVYVCDLGIDIIKAYHFKGKNLVPNDIKDCKISKGSGPRHMVFDAAGNLGYVNNELTGTVSVLKRKEGSFDEEEIYSALPSDYIGLPSGSAIRIRPNGQFLYVANRKLEAISIFRIDKDKLEPIEYQYTKGEELREFNITPDGNWLIACHQNSHDTLVYQIKEDGRLQERYRTKEILSPVCVVFN
- a CDS encoding CaiB/BaiF CoA transferase family protein — encoded protein: MSNNNNENVGPLKGLVVADFTQLAQGPWATQMLGDMGADIIKIEPEKGDWMRHYAYGNLYPNGESISFVSFNRNKRSIALNLKDPEGVRIAKSIIAKADILVENFRPGVMDRLGLGYEEIKKTNPKLVYCSSSGYGSSGPYLHRAGQDLLAQSIGGGSALNGKKGDMPVVTAVGQADLLTSLFINQAIMAALYSRSKTGKGQKIEANLLNSVVGFHIQEITAYLHKGANPERSESGIPNPWLGAPYGLYNTSDGYIAIGMNSVQKLAQVIALEKYDSEVYASNNIIESRDEIRFDFDAVFQSKATEEWLALLLEHDIWCSQVNSFDEMVNDPQIKHNEMIIEIEHPTIGKVKTTGFPVWFSDTPQKIYKSAPLLNEHADEILREFCDFNE
- a CDS encoding mannonate dehydratase, with protein sequence MKLGFGLYRHMLNTEHYNFAKQCGATHLVIHLVDYFGHNKDNADQPIGGKEGWGHAGDPNKIWSLEELLTIKKEINDHGLELEAIENFDPAHWHDILLDGPKKETQIGNLKELIRNVGKAGIPVFGYNFSLAGVSSREIGPYARGGALSVGMSKGDETPIPNGMVWNMVYDENAPEGVLPKIDHDELWQRLQYFLNELIPVAEEAGVKLAAHPDDPPMPYIRNTPRLVYQPDMYQKLIDMKPSLSNNLEFCLGSIAEMTEGDVYKAADTYSEQGKISYIHFRNVVGKVPTYKEVFVDEGDIDMFKILRILKKNNFDGVLIPDHTPQMSCDGSWYAGMAYAMGYMKAGLKAINE